The sequence GCGTGCTGGCGCTGACTCCGGCATGCTGCGAGGAGATTTTTTTCAGAGGGTATCTTCAGCAGAATTATGCCCGTTCACTTTCTCCCCTTGCATCAGTGTTTTTTACCGGATTTGTTTTTGCTGTTTTTCACCTTAGTGCAGCCAATCTTGTTCCGCTTACGCTGCTTGGATGGTATATTGGTTATGTTTTTATGCAAAGCGGTAATCTGGCTGTACCTTTTTCAGTTCATCTGCTTAATAATCTTGCTGCACTGCTGGTTCTTCATTTTTCGGGAGAATCATCCTCGATTCCCGGTGAAAGTGTTGTATTTTCACTGTGGTGGTGGTTTGCTGTAGCTGGCGGGTTGCTGCTGTTTCTGTTTTTTATGCAGCGACTCAGAGCTGCATGTGACTGACGGTGTCCTGTATGTTTACAACTCTCTTTTATGGGTAAGCTTCTGAGCGTCAATCTGCTGCAACGGGTGCTTGTTGCACTTGCGGGAATACCGTTCCTGGTTTGGGTCATCAAGCTCGGAGGGGCTCCTTTTTTTCTTCTTCTGCTTGTACTTGCTCTTGCTGCAACCTTCGAGTTCTACAGAATCGCCCGGCATAAAGCCGATCCCTCTCCGCTCTGGCTTGTGCTTGGTCTGACCGTAGCGATACAGCTGAATTTTTATTTCATGTATATCGATACATGGGAACTTCTGCTCGGTATCGTACTGCTGCTTTTCGTGATCGAGCTGTTTCGCGTCGATGGTTCGCCCCTGCTCAATCTTGGTTCGGTCATGACCATTCTTCTTTACGTCAATCTCTGTTTCGGGGCACTTCTGCAGCTTCGTCAGCATGGGCATAACGGCGAAGGAGAGGCACTGGTGCTGCTGCTGTTTATCTGTGTCTGGGCTGCCGATATATCGGCATACTTCGGAGGAAGTCTGCTTGGCGGTAAACTGATCAGACGCAAGCTGTTTGAGCGGCTGAGTCCGCATAAAACATGGGAGGGATATTTTTCGGGATTTGCAGGCAGTTTTTCGGCATCCGTTCTCTGTCTGCAGCTCATGCCTCAGCTTTCCCTGCAGCAGCTCATATTGACGGGAGTGATTGTCGGCGCCGTGAGCCCTGCCGGAGATCTCATCGAATCGATGTTCAAGCGGGATGCAGGGGTGAAGGACTCTTCTGCGCTGATACCCGGTCATGGCGGAGTTCTCGACCGGTTTGATACCATTATGTTTGTTGCTCCGATTGTCTATCTTTTATTCTCCCGTCTTTAATTCCGGTTCCCGGTGAAAGGGGTGTAGAGTGCGGGATCAAAATTTTTTATATTAGCGCTTATCTACTCAATACTGATTATAAGCCGGCTCTTCGGTGACGGAGAGGGTTAACGCAAGGTTTTGTGCATAATGAAAATCGAAAGTCTTCTTTCAGAACGCTATATCGCCCTCAATCTCGAACTGGGAACCAAAAACCAGGTAATAGATGCCATGCTCTCGATTGTTGACGGTCATGCGGGTATCAGGGATAACGACCTGCTGCGGCATGACGTCCTCAGACGGGAGCATGAAATGTCAACGGGAATAGGGAAAAACATAGCACTTCCCCATGCAAAAACAGCTGCGGTGACTCAGCCGGTGCTTGCCCTTGCAACGTTGAGAAAAGAGCTTAATTTCGATTCCATCGATAACGAGCCTGTACGGATCATTTTTCTGCTCGCCACTCCGGAAGAGATGCTTGCCGAACATCTCAAGCTGCTTGGAAGAATAACCAGGCTTGCCGGCCGTGCGGATTTCCGTCAGCGGCTTATAGCTGCAACAGCAGCAACAGAGGTCCTCGATCTTTTTCGGGAGGAAGAGAAGGATTTTCCCCAGATTTAACGGATAACAGAGAGGTTTACAGACAAGAATGCCGCACTATCAGGTAGTCAAAGGCGCGAGAGATATTTTCCCCGATGAAATATTGCAATGGAAACATGTCGAAGGGGTTATTCACAGGCTTGCCGCACTATACGGTTTCAATGAAATCAGAACCCCGGTTTTTGAATACACCGAGCTTTTTCAGCGCAGTATCGGTTCCTCCACCGATATTGTCGGTAAGGAGATGTTCTCTTTTCTGCCTGACCCCTCCGGGCGCTCGATCACCCTTCGTCCTGAAATGACCGCAGGCGTTATGAGGGCTGCATTGCAGAAAAATCTGCTTGCGGCTGCTCCGGTGCAGAAGCTCTACTATATCAGCGAACTTTTCCGCAAGGAACGGCCTCAGGCCGGCCGGCAAAGGCAGTTCTCCCAGTTTGGAGCGGAACTGCTCGGGGTCTCTTCTCCGGCAGCCGTAGCTGAAGTGATAACGTTCATGATGCATGTTTTCGAAGATCTTGGTCTGCAGGGGCTGAAGCTCAGGATCAATACTCTCGGCAATATGGACGACCGCAAACGCTATCGGGATGCTCTCCGGAATTATCTGGCGCCATGTTATGAGCAGCTCGATGATGCATCGAAAGAGCGCTTCGAGAAAAATCCGCTACGGATACTCGACTCGAAAAATCCGGAAATGCAGCAGATCGTGAAGGACGCTCCGAAACTGTACGATTATCTGGGGCGCGAGGCTCTGGATGATTTTGAAAAAGTGCTTTTTTATCTTTCAGCCCGGGGGATACCCTTTCAGATCGATCACAGACTGGTTCGGGGTCTCGACTATTACAGCTACACAGCATTCGAAGTGACCAGTTCGGCGCTTGGTGCACAGGACGCTCTTGGCGGCGGGGGACGCTATGACTCGCTTGCCGTCGAGCTGGGGAGTTCCGGTGAAGTGCCTGCATCCGGTTTTGCCGTCGGGATGGAACGACTCCTGATCGCCATGCAGAAACAGGGTTTGTTTTCAGATCTCGATGCTGCGGCGCCATCTGTTTTTGTTATCGTTCAGCAGGAGGAGCTTTTCGATCAGGCGCTTGAGATAGTCACCACTCTTCGCCGGGCGGGTATCAGTGCGGTGATCGATCTTGCCGGGCGAAGCATGAAAGCCCAATTGCGGGAAGCGAACAGGATGAATGCTGCAAACGCTCTTTTTGTAGGCAGCGATGAGCTCGCATCGGGAAAATGCACGATGAAAGATCTCCGGTCGTCACTGCAGGATGAGTATTTCCTTGAAGAGATAATCGACAAGTTCCGGAAGCCCGAACCGCTTAACCGGTTACGTTCATGAACAGACTCCATACGGTGACACTTTACGGTAAAAAGGATTGCTGTCTTTGCGATCAGGCAATGACTGTTCTGTATAAAGTGCAGGCTTCGGTGCCATTTGTGCTTGAGAAGGTTGATCTTGCATCACAGCCGGATCTTCTTGAGAAATTCGGGGAACAAATTCCGGTTATTTTTGTTGATGGTGTTCCGGCTTTCCGTTACCGTGTGCGGGAAGATCGTCTCGCGGCCCTGCTGGCCGAACCTGCACACTGATCAGGATCCGTGTTCAGGGTTCCCGAAAAAAAAGATGAGTTCTGACGATGCTTAAATTCATTCTCCTTGCCCTGCTCCTTTTTCTTGCAGTGCGTTTTGTGCTGAAATTGTTCGGAAGAGGGCTGTTTATCCATGCTCTCGGCCAGAGAGAGCAGTCTGCAGCGGGAAGTTCGCCATTTATTGGCAAAAGAAAGGTTGAGGAGACCGATTATGAGGTTCTCGACAGTCAGATGAAAGATAATGATGCGCCCGTCAGGTAAGAGTTTTTGACTATTGGGCGTTTTTTTTGTAGATTCATAAACTGAGTTCGGGAGTGCAAGGGTTATCTGAAGTGAAAGTGGGGCGTTCCCCACTTTTTTGTTTTCTGAAAAAGGAGTCGGATGGTATCAATGGAAGAGAAAATTAAGGCTTGTGTTCTTCAGGCACTTGAATCTGCTGCAGGTACGAAAGGCGAGGGCGTTTATCTTGTCAGCGTACGGGTTAAAGGAGCCGGAAAACAGACAAAAATTGAGATTCTGCTTGACAGCGATACCGGTATACGGATCGATCAGTGTTCCTTTTTCAGTCGCAGGATACGGGAGTTGCTTGAAAATGAAGGAGGAACTCCGGTTCTTGATGGTGAAGATTTCGATCTGATGGTTTCTTCTCCCGGTCTCGGGGAGCCGCTGCTTATGCCAAGGCAGTATCTTCGACATACCGGACGGCTGCTGCGCGTTATCTGGAAAGATGAACAGCAGTCGGAAAAAACAGTTACCGGACGTCTTCAGCAGGTATTGAAAACAGAAGGAGAGATAACCGCCGTGCGGCTGGTTCCGGTGAAAACCGGGAAAAAAAGTGCCGGAAATGTCCAGGAACCGATCGAGCTGATGCTTGATTGCATCGTCAGGGCTGTTCCGGAAGCGGAGCTATAGCGGGAGACGGCATGCAGGGAATTTTTCTTTTATTAAATGCACAATCAGCAAAGAAATGGCTAGAAAGCAGATAAAAGCGGAAGGGCAGGACAGGCGGGCGCAGATAGCGAGCGCTTTCGGGGAAATCGAGCAGTCGAAGATCTTTCTGGATAAACGAACGGAGAGTGCGGCTGTAAAGATGGATATAGCTGATCTTCTCAAGGATATTATTCAGAAACAGCTTCGCAAGGATTATGATCCGGAAGTAGAGTCAAATATTTTTATCAATCCGGAACGAGGCGATTTTGAGGTCTATATTCTCAGAAAAATCGTTCAGGAGGTCGATATTCCCGCTATTGAAATCAGTCTGGACGAGGTGAGAAAAATCGATGAATCTCTTGATCTCGGCGATTTCTACGAAGAGGGCCCGATCCGTCTCGAAGATTATCTGACACGAAAATCTATTCAGATAATCAAACAGTCCGTACAAAAGAAAGTCCGCGATCTTGAACGGCTTGTTGTGTATGAAGAGTGCCTGGAAAAAGTCGGAGAGGTTGTTGCCGGAGAGGTTTACCAGATTCGTTCCAATGAGGTCATCTTTACCTATAATACCTCGAAGGATCATCGGGTTGAGCTGGTGCTGCCGAAATCGGAGATGATGAAAAAAGACAATCCCCGCAGAACGCCAAGGATGAAACTCTACGTCAAACGGATCGAACGGGAGAAAGCCAAGGTGCGGCTTGATGACGGAGGCGTGGTTGAAAAGGAAAAACCCGATGGCGGCATGAAGGTTATCGTGTCACGAGTCGATGATCGTTTTCTCTACAAGTTGTTTGAACACGAAGTCCCCGAAATACTGGACGGTCTCATTGTTATCAAGGGTATTGCCCGCGTTCCCGGAGAACGGGCGAAAGTTTCCGTCGAGTCGACCAGTGCACGAATCGATCCCGTAGGAGCGAGTGTCGGTTATCGCGGGAAACGTATTCAGAGTATAGTCAAGGAGCTCAATAACGAGAATATCGACGTCATCTACTATACCGACGAACCGCAGATATACATTGCCAGAGCGCTGCAGCCGGCCAAGATAGATCCGCTGACGGTTCATGCCGATATAAAAACCCGCAAGGCAAGGGTTATGCTCAAGCCCGATCAGATCAAGTATGCGATCGGCAAGAACGGCAATAACATCCATCTTGCAGAAAAGCTTACCGGTTATGAAATCGATGTCTATCGTGATGTGATCGACAAATCACTGGAAGATCCGACCGATATCGACATCATCGAGTTCCGTGAAGAGTTCGGCGACGATATGCTCTACCAGCTGCTCGATGCCGGTTTCGATACAGCTAAAAAAGTACTGAAGGCGGGCATCGAAGAGATCGAACAAGCCCTTCTTGGCCCGGCAAAACCTGAGGAGGTTCTTATCTTCGGAAAAGGGCGTAAAGCTCCTTTCAAACCGAGAGAACGCAAGGTAACGGATGAGGAAAAACGGTATTGGCGAAAGATTGCTGAGAACATTTACCGGACGGTCAAAGAGCAGTTCAGCGATTCGGATTTTCGTGACCTGATCGATGATGCCGGTGACCGGGAAACGGTCAGTCTGAGTGCTGATGAATGACCGTACCGTGTTCACGGCAGCTAACAGAGAAGGATAAAGAGTTTATAAAATCCACAGGAGGATGTAATGGCCATTGAGGAGATGGAAAAAAAATACCGTATCAGCGATATTGCAAGAGAACTTCAGGTCAGTCCGCAGGAGGTCCTGCAGTTTGTCAAACTGGAAGGGGGCAAGGTGGCCTCTACATCCTCCATGGTTGATCAGGGTATGCGCGAACTGATTTTCGGTCATTTCAGCAACGAAAAGAAAATGGTCGACGAGACCATGAAGATCAGGCAGGAGAAACAGCGCAGGTTGTCACGGCTTGAAGAGCAGTCGAGAAAAACTTATGAAAAGGAGCGCCAGCTCAAGGAAACGCTGCACAGCGCTTCAGTGGCGCCTGCTGTGCATGAAGAGAAAAAGGAACCGGTTGTTCCGGAAGTGAGGCTGGTTGTTTCAGTGCCGGATGAGCTGGTATCGTCTGAAAAGGTTGAAGAGATTGAACAGATTGAACAGCCTGTTCAGCTTGAACAGCCTGTCATGGCGGCTCAGGCAGATCAGACGGATCAGACGGATCAGACGGATCAGGCAGATCAGGCAGATCGGACGGATCAGGTAATTCAGACGGATCAGCCCGTTCAGGAGGAGCCGCTTGAGGAGGTGCCTGCACCGAAGGAGATGCCGGTGAAAGAGGAGCCGTCGGTTAACGAACAGCTGGTTTCATTTGAAACTCCTAAAAATATAGGTGGCCTGACAGTTATCGGAACGCTCGATATGCACTCCCCTTTTGATCGCAGCAGTGAGGCCGAGCGTAAAAAGAAAAACCGTAAAAAGAATTTCAAGGAGCAGGCTGATGCCTTGAAGAGCGAATTCGATACGACCGTCAAGGAAGAAGTTGCGGCCGATGAAAAAGGTGCGGTAAAAAAGAAACCGGCCAAGCCTCCGGGAGAGACGAATGCGGCAACTCCTGCCGGGACAGCTTCGACTGCCGGGGCTCAACCGCTCAAAAAGGGTAAAAAGAAGAAAAAGCCTGATGTAAACGATAAGGTGATTTCGGCCAATATCCGTACCACGATCAGCGGCATGGACGACAGCGGAGGCACGGGATCTCGTCAGAAGTTCCGAAAACTTCGCAAGATAGAGCGGGAACGCGAGTCTGAGGCAGCCGAAGCCTTTCGCGAATCCCAGCAGATGATCGTCAGGGTCACCGAATACGCATCTCCCCACGAGCTCGCAGATCTTATGGGGGTAACTGCCAAGGATATCATTCAGAAATGTTTTTCGCTTGGTAAATTTGTTACCATCAACCAGCGGCTCGACAAGGAATCTATTGAGCTTATCGCTCTGGAATTCGGTTTTGAAGCCGAATTCATTTCAGAAGTAGAGGCTACTGCCGTGCTCATTGAAGCCGACGAGCCGGAAGATATGCAGATTCGTCCTCCGGTCATCACAATCATGGGGCACGTCGATCACGGCAAAACTTCGCTGCTTGATTACATTCGCAACAGTAACGTTGTCGCTGGCGAATCCGGAGGTATTACACAGCATATCGGAGCATATGAAGTAACGGTCGAATCCGACAGGAAAATCACCTTTCTTGATACTCCGGGTCATGAGGCGTTTACCGCCATGCGTGCA comes from Chlorobium limicola DSM 245 and encodes:
- a CDS encoding PTS sugar transporter subunit IIA yields the protein MKIESLLSERYIALNLELGTKNQVIDAMLSIVDGHAGIRDNDLLRHDVLRREHEMSTGIGKNIALPHAKTAAVTQPVLALATLRKELNFDSIDNEPVRIIFLLATPEEMLAEHLKLLGRITRLAGRADFRQRLIAATAATEVLDLFREEEKDFPQI
- the infB gene encoding translation initiation factor IF-2, yielding MAIEEMEKKYRISDIARELQVSPQEVLQFVKLEGGKVASTSSMVDQGMRELIFGHFSNEKKMVDETMKIRQEKQRRLSRLEEQSRKTYEKERQLKETLHSASVAPAVHEEKKEPVVPEVRLVVSVPDELVSSEKVEEIEQIEQPVQLEQPVMAAQADQTDQTDQTDQADQADRTDQVIQTDQPVQEEPLEEVPAPKEMPVKEEPSVNEQLVSFETPKNIGGLTVIGTLDMHSPFDRSSEAERKKKNRKKNFKEQADALKSEFDTTVKEEVAADEKGAVKKKPAKPPGETNAATPAGTASTAGAQPLKKGKKKKKPDVNDKVISANIRTTISGMDDSGGTGSRQKFRKLRKIERERESEAAEAFRESQQMIVRVTEYASPHELADLMGVTAKDIIQKCFSLGKFVTINQRLDKESIELIALEFGFEAEFISEVEATAVLIEADEPEDMQIRPPVITIMGHVDHGKTSLLDYIRNSNVVAGESGGITQHIGAYEVTVESDRKITFLDTPGHEAFTAMRARGAQVTDIVILVVAADDSVMPQTIEAINHAKAAGVPIVVAINKVDKPEANPEKIKTQLSEAGVLVEEWGGEYQCQEISAKKGIGIAELMEKVLAEAEIRELKGNFSREINANGIIVESELDKGKGVISTVLVQRGFLKIGDPFVAGNTMGKIRALMDERGKRILFAGPSQPVRVLGFEELPQSGDVLTVMSSDRDARDLAQKRQVIRREHEFRRSTRVKLDSIARQIKEGLMKELSMIIKADTDGSIQALADGLMKIQNEEVKVQIIHQGVGQITETDVLLAAASDAIIIGFRVRPNVNAKKLAEKEDLDVRFYSVIYHVLEDVEKALEGMLSPELHEESLGSLEVRQVFRVPKVGNVGGCYMLEGKVFRDSKVRLLREGVQIYDGQLDALRRFKDDVKEVDAGYECGISLKNYDDIKVGDIVEAYRIVEKKRKL
- the hisS gene encoding histidine--tRNA ligase; translation: MPHYQVVKGARDIFPDEILQWKHVEGVIHRLAALYGFNEIRTPVFEYTELFQRSIGSSTDIVGKEMFSFLPDPSGRSITLRPEMTAGVMRAALQKNLLAAAPVQKLYYISELFRKERPQAGRQRQFSQFGAELLGVSSPAAVAEVITFMMHVFEDLGLQGLKLRINTLGNMDDRKRYRDALRNYLAPCYEQLDDASKERFEKNPLRILDSKNPEMQQIVKDAPKLYDYLGREALDDFEKVLFYLSARGIPFQIDHRLVRGLDYYSYTAFEVTSSALGAQDALGGGGRYDSLAVELGSSGEVPASGFAVGMERLLIAMQKQGLFSDLDAAAPSVFVIVQQEELFDQALEIVTTLRRAGISAVIDLAGRSMKAQLREANRMNAANALFVGSDELASGKCTMKDLRSSLQDEYFLEEIIDKFRKPEPLNRLRS
- the rimP gene encoding ribosome maturation factor RimP, which produces MEEKIKACVLQALESAAGTKGEGVYLVSVRVKGAGKQTKIEILLDSDTGIRIDQCSFFSRRIRELLENEGGTPVLDGEDFDLMVSSPGLGEPLLMPRQYLRHTGRLLRVIWKDEQQSEKTVTGRLQQVLKTEGEITAVRLVPVKTGKKSAGNVQEPIELMLDCIVRAVPEAEL
- the nusA gene encoding transcription termination factor NusA is translated as MARKQIKAEGQDRRAQIASAFGEIEQSKIFLDKRTESAAVKMDIADLLKDIIQKQLRKDYDPEVESNIFINPERGDFEVYILRKIVQEVDIPAIEISLDEVRKIDESLDLGDFYEEGPIRLEDYLTRKSIQIIKQSVQKKVRDLERLVVYEECLEKVGEVVAGEVYQIRSNEVIFTYNTSKDHRVELVLPKSEMMKKDNPRRTPRMKLYVKRIEREKAKVRLDDGGVVEKEKPDGGMKVIVSRVDDRFLYKLFEHEVPEILDGLIVIKGIARVPGERAKVSVESTSARIDPVGASVGYRGKRIQSIVKELNNENIDVIYYTDEPQIYIARALQPAKIDPLTVHADIKTRKARVMLKPDQIKYAIGKNGNNIHLAEKLTGYEIDVYRDVIDKSLEDPTDIDIIEFREEFGDDMLYQLLDAGFDTAKKVLKAGIEEIEQALLGPAKPEEVLIFGKGRKAPFKPRERKVTDEEKRYWRKIAENIYRTVKEQFSDSDFRDLIDDAGDRETVSLSADE
- a CDS encoding glutaredoxin family protein, with translation MNRLHTVTLYGKKDCCLCDQAMTVLYKVQASVPFVLEKVDLASQPDLLEKFGEQIPVIFVDGVPAFRYRVREDRLAALLAEPAH
- a CDS encoding phosphatidate cytidylyltransferase, with translation MGKLLSVNLLQRVLVALAGIPFLVWVIKLGGAPFFLLLLVLALAATFEFYRIARHKADPSPLWLVLGLTVAIQLNFYFMYIDTWELLLGIVLLLFVIELFRVDGSPLLNLGSVMTILLYVNLCFGALLQLRQHGHNGEGEALVLLLFICVWAADISAYFGGSLLGGKLIRRKLFERLSPHKTWEGYFSGFAGSFSASVLCLQLMPQLSLQQLILTGVIVGAVSPAGDLIESMFKRDAGVKDSSALIPGHGGVLDRFDTIMFVAPIVYLLFSRL